In Deinococcus sp. HSC-46F16, the following are encoded in one genomic region:
- a CDS encoding succinate dehydrogenase iron-sulfur subunit — protein sequence MAEQHIPLDTHTTPPMRVNVKILRFNPETDKKPHWETYPVEAQASDRVLDVLNYVKWYVEPTLTFRRSCGHGICGSDAMMIAGRNRLACKVLLRDVVKDGGTLTVEPIRGLKVEKDLLVDMDPFFDSYRAIMPYFINESPPPAGERLQSPAQADRMQHSSNCILCACCTTSCPIFWVNGSYLGPAAIVQAHRFIFDSRDEATNQRLNIMNQNTGVWRCRTAYNCTEACPRDIPITTIIEEVKRAVMYQQS from the coding sequence ATGGCAGAACAGCACATTCCCCTCGATACCCACACCACGCCCCCCATGCGCGTGAATGTCAAGATTCTGCGCTTCAACCCGGAAACCGACAAAAAGCCCCACTGGGAAACCTACCCGGTGGAGGCGCAGGCCAGCGACCGCGTGCTGGACGTGCTGAACTATGTCAAGTGGTACGTCGAGCCCACGCTGACCTTCCGGCGCTCGTGCGGGCACGGCATCTGCGGCAGCGACGCGATGATGATCGCGGGCCGCAACCGCCTGGCCTGCAAGGTGCTGCTGCGCGACGTGGTCAAGGACGGGGGCACCCTGACGGTCGAGCCCATTCGCGGGCTGAAGGTCGAAAAAGACCTGCTCGTGGACATGGACCCCTTTTTCGACTCGTACCGGGCGATCATGCCCTACTTCATCAACGAGTCGCCGCCGCCCGCCGGGGAGCGCCTCCAGTCGCCCGCGCAGGCCGACCGGATGCAGCACTCCAGCAACTGCATCCTGTGCGCGTGCTGCACCACCTCCTGCCCGATCTTCTGGGTGAACGGCTCGTACCTCGGCCCGGCCGCCATCGTGCAGGCGCACCGCTTCATCTTCGACAGCCGCGACGAGGCCACCAACCAGCGCCTGAACATCATGAACCAGAACACCGGCGTCTGGCGCTGCCGCACCGCCTACAACTGCACCGAAGCCTGCCCCCGCGACATCCCGATCACCACCATCATCGAGGAAGTCAAGCGGGCGGTGATGTACCAGCAGTCGTAA
- a CDS encoding succinate dehydrogenase hydrophobic membrane anchor subunit, translating to MIRARTFTDARQQSHSNAELNWWIFMRISGLVLIFLVLGHIYMTFIQVSEADATYVAVVAKLQNPAWKFYDWTILALTMLHGVNGARYSIEDYVRSRPNRAWVKTIFYTICAVIFTLGTVGLFSI from the coding sequence GTGATTCGCGCCCGCACCTTTACCGACGCCCGGCAGCAGTCGCACTCCAACGCCGAGCTGAACTGGTGGATCTTCATGCGCATCAGCGGGCTGGTGCTGATCTTCCTGGTGCTGGGGCACATCTACATGACCTTTATTCAGGTCAGCGAGGCCGACGCGACCTACGTCGCGGTTGTCGCCAAGCTGCAAAACCCGGCCTGGAAGTTCTACGACTGGACCATCCTGGCGCTGACCATGCTGCACGGGGTCAACGGGGCGCGGTATTCCATCGAGGACTACGTGCGCTCGCGGCCCAACCGGGCGTGGGTCAAGACCATCTTCTACACGATCTGCGCGGTGATCTTTACCCTGGGCACCGTCGGACTGTTCTCGATCTAA
- the sdhA gene encoding succinate dehydrogenase flavoprotein subunit encodes MHHRFDVLVVGAGGAGLMAALYAAKGGASVACITKLYPTRSHTGAAQGGIGAALGNVQEDHWEWHMFDTIKGGDYLTDQDAAEVFAKDIIDAVYELEHMGLPFSRTPEGKIAQRKFGGHTRDFGKAAVERSCYAQDRTGHMILQTLFQQNVKEGTTFYNEFHVTDLIIEEGRCRGVVAYHYATGEIHTFHAKAVVLAAGGYGRIFKITSNALTLTGDLMSIYYRKGLPLEDMEFYQFHPTGLAKLGILVTEGIRGEGGILRNADGERFMERYAPTIKDLAPRDIVSRSIITEIREGRGVGADKDAVHIDLTHLPREVIEGKLAEITDLARTYLGQDPVKDLVAIQPTAHYAMGGIPTDINGLCLSDGAGGSIEGLYAAGEQACVSLHGANRLGTNSLGDLIVFGRRAGTAAAQYARQVEYADMPADPERESVATLEALRAASGKENAAVIRRELQESMMNNVGIFRNGPDMARQVEIIKDLKDRYRHVSVSDPGRRYNSELIEAMELGFMLDCAEAMTASALNRTESRGAHDREDYHERDDVNWLKHTMAYKDLNKPGEVLIGYKDVALKGYTHAFEPKARVY; translated from the coding sequence ATGCACCATCGTTTCGACGTACTGGTGGTGGGGGCGGGCGGCGCAGGACTGATGGCCGCCCTCTACGCCGCCAAGGGAGGCGCCTCGGTCGCCTGCATCACCAAGCTGTACCCGACCCGCTCGCACACCGGGGCCGCGCAGGGGGGCATCGGCGCGGCGCTGGGCAACGTGCAGGAAGACCACTGGGAATGGCACATGTTCGACACCATCAAGGGTGGCGACTACCTGACCGACCAGGACGCCGCCGAGGTGTTCGCCAAGGACATCATCGACGCGGTATACGAACTCGAGCATATGGGTCTGCCGTTCTCGCGCACGCCCGAAGGTAAGATCGCCCAACGCAAGTTCGGCGGCCACACCCGCGACTTCGGCAAGGCGGCGGTCGAGCGCAGCTGCTACGCGCAGGACCGCACCGGGCACATGATCCTCCAGACGCTGTTTCAGCAGAACGTCAAGGAGGGCACCACCTTCTACAACGAGTTCCACGTCACCGACCTGATCATCGAGGAGGGGCGATGCCGGGGCGTCGTGGCCTACCACTACGCGACCGGGGAGATCCACACCTTCCACGCCAAGGCGGTCGTGCTCGCGGCGGGCGGCTACGGACGCATCTTCAAGATCACGTCCAACGCGCTGACCCTGACGGGCGACCTGATGAGCATCTACTACCGCAAGGGCCTGCCGCTGGAGGACATGGAGTTCTACCAGTTCCACCCCACCGGCCTCGCCAAACTGGGCATTCTGGTCACCGAGGGCATTCGCGGTGAGGGCGGCATCCTGCGCAACGCGGACGGCGAGCGCTTCATGGAACGCTACGCGCCCACCATCAAGGACCTCGCGCCGCGTGACATCGTCTCGCGCTCGATCATCACCGAGATCCGCGAGGGCCGGGGCGTCGGCGCCGATAAGGACGCCGTGCACATCGACCTGACGCACCTCCCGCGCGAGGTGATCGAGGGCAAGCTCGCGGAGATCACCGACCTCGCCCGCACCTACCTGGGGCAGGACCCGGTCAAGGACCTCGTGGCGATTCAGCCCACGGCGCACTACGCGATGGGCGGCATCCCGACCGACATCAACGGGCTGTGCCTCAGCGACGGCGCGGGCGGCAGCATCGAGGGGCTGTACGCGGCGGGCGAGCAGGCCTGCGTCAGCTTGCACGGGGCCAACCGCCTGGGCACCAACAGCCTCGGGGACCTGATCGTGTTCGGGCGCCGCGCCGGGACCGCCGCCGCGCAGTACGCCCGGCAGGTCGAGTACGCGGACATGCCCGCCGATCCCGAGCGCGAGAGCGTGGCGACGCTCGAAGCCCTGCGGGCGGCGAGCGGCAAGGAGAATGCCGCCGTGATCCGGCGCGAGCTGCAAGAGTCGATGATGAACAACGTCGGCATCTTCCGCAACGGGCCGGACATGGCTCGGCAGGTCGAGATCATCAAGGATCTCAAGGACCGCTACCGCCACGTCAGCGTGTCGGACCCCGGCCGCCGGTACAACAGTGAGCTGATCGAGGCGATGGAACTCGGCTTTATGCTCGACTGTGCGGAGGCCATGACCGCCAGTGCGCTGAACCGCACTGAGTCGCGCGGCGCCCATGACCGCGAGGACTACCACGAGCGCGACGACGTGAACTGGCTCAAGCACACCATGGCCTACAAGGACCTGAACAAGCCCGGCGAGGTGCTGATCGGCTACAAGGACGTGGCCCTCAAGGGGTACACCCACGCCTTCGAGCCCAAAGCCCGCGTGTACTAA
- the sdhC gene encoding succinate dehydrogenase, cytochrome b556 subunit: MYRGREGQWAWLLHRLSGLAILAYFLLHVISISLIMFGEEAYMAVHHTYELPIFSLGLIAVTAGVVYHAFNGLRIMVMDFTGRGVAYQRQMWYGVLGLTLLVTAYTAFVVIGRLLGGEA; the protein is encoded by the coding sequence ATGTACCGAGGAAGAGAAGGGCAGTGGGCGTGGCTGCTTCACCGCCTGTCGGGGCTGGCGATTCTGGCTTACTTCCTGCTGCATGTGATCAGCATCAGCCTGATTATGTTCGGCGAGGAAGCGTACATGGCCGTCCACCACACCTACGAATTGCCGATTTTCAGCCTGGGCCTGATCGCCGTGACGGCTGGAGTCGTGTATCACGCGTTTAACGGGCTGCGCATCATGGTGATGGATTTCACCGGGCGCGGCGTGGCCTACCAGCGCCAGATGTGGTACGGCGTGCTGGGGCTGACCCTGCTGGTGACGGCCTACACTGCCTTCGTGGTGATCGGCCGCCTGCTGGGGGGTGAAGCGTGA